The genome window CGATTGCGGAGGGGTTTGCGTCGGTCTCCAACCGAAAGATCATCACCCATCACCCGGCATGGCCGTATTTCGCGCGGCGGTTCGGCCTCGATATTCGGGGCGATATCTACACCCAAATCGGCAGCGAGCCATCGGCCAAACGTATTGCGGGCCTGGTCCGGACGGTCAATGCCGAGCACATTAAGGTCATCGTTTCAGAGCCGCAGCTCTCCCCGAAAATCCCCGATGCCATCGCTCAGGAAACGGGGGCCAAAGTGGTCGTGCTGACCCCGCTTCCGGGGGCGCTATCGGACACGGGGGATTATCTTTCGATGATGCGCTACAACGCGCGGACGCTGATCGAGGCGTTGAGATGATTCCACCTGGCACGCGATTCAGTTGTCGAAGGCCAGGGGTTGCGACGACCCGAGCATACTGGTTGTCATGGCGGGCAAGCGCCGGGAGGCAAGCCAGACCACGCCTTGTTTTGGCGAGCCAAACGCTCGAGACGGAATGGGGCCCTGGGACAAAGCGTGTCCTCATCGCGGACATCGTTTGTGGCATGTCGTGTCCGCTGTTCTCAATGTCCTCTTCTCAGCGCGCGTTACAGGGCCTATAATGGGCGCCTTTGAGGCACTGGCCTTGCATTGGAAGTTGCTCGGTGGGGGTGACCATCATGCGAGGAGGCTCCAATATGCGCGCGGGATGCTGGGTTCTTTCGATGCTATTTGCCGGAGCGGTCTTATTGAGTGGCTCACAGGCTGCCAACGCGTCTGGCTTTTCGATCTACGACTTTGGCGCGGCGGAGCAAGCCAAAGGGAACGCCGTGGTGGCCCAGGTCGATGCCCCTTCGGCCGTGTTCTATAACCCGGCAGGGCTGGCGGGCCTTGAAGGGACCGATCTCCAGGTGGGAACCACTGCTGTCTTTCCCAAGACCGCTTTCCACAGCAATGTCACGGGCCAAGACACGGACGGCGATGCCGGTGCAGCGTTTCCTTCCTATCTGTTCGTGTCGCAGCGATTGGCTGGTGCCTGGGGGATGGGAATCGGCATCTTTGCCGCCTCAGGGAACAAGGTCGAGTATCCCAAGGACTGGGAGGGTCGTTTTGTCGTGACCTCCGCGGAGTTGCGCCAAGTGCATCTGGCGCCCTCGGTGGCGTACCGCGTCTCGCCGCAGGTGTCGGTTGGAGCCGGCGTGGTCCTCACGCGAGCCGACTTCCAGCAAGCCAGTCAAATCGACTTGTCGCTGTTCAGCCTTCCCGAAGGGACTGCCGATCTGGAGGGTGACGGCTACGGGGTGGGCGCGAACGTGGGCATGCAGGCCCGGTTCGGCGCCACTGCGGTCGGCGCGGTCTACAAGAGCGCATCCAGCATTTCCTTTGACGGGAACGCCAGATTTCAGGTTCCCGCGCCCGCGGCGTCGTTATTTCCCAGCGGCGGGATGGAAACCTCGCTCAAGTTTCCCCAGATGGTCATTGTGGGAGTAGCGAACCGGGCGATTCCGAGGCTGACCCTAGAGGGCGACGTGCAATGGAGCAACTGGAACACGTTGGACAGCCAGGCCATCCGGTTCGATACCAACACGCTCACGGTCCAGGACACCAGCGTGCCCCTCGATTGGCAGGACACGTGGACGTTTCGTATCGGCGGTCAGTACGACGTGAGCGACACGGTGGCCTTCCGAGCCGGATACAGTTTTGATCCAAG of Nitrospirota bacterium contains these proteins:
- a CDS encoding outer membrane protein transport protein — protein: MLFAGAVLLSGSQAANASGFSIYDFGAAEQAKGNAVVAQVDAPSAVFYNPAGLAGLEGTDLQVGTTAVFPKTAFHSNVTGQDTDGDAGAAFPSYLFVSQRLAGAWGMGIGIFAASGNKVEYPKDWEGRFVVTSAELRQVHLAPSVAYRVSPQVSVGAGVVLTRADFQQASQIDLSLFSLPEGTADLEGDGYGVGANVGMQARFGATAVGAVYKSASSISFDGNARFQVPAPAASLFPSGGMETSLKFPQMVIVGVANRAIPRLTLEGDVQWSNWNTLDSQAIRFDTNTLTVQDTSVPLDWQDTWTFRIGGQYDVSDTVAFRAGYSFDPSAVPDSTLSPVFPEPDKQQITVGLGITRGSWTIDLLYGVLITESRQANNSLTGLPIHNGTYDSSTQAVGLSVRGRF